A region of the Caldisericota bacterium genome:
CTTTGCAAATGTTAACAAAGCATTTATAGTTTCTTTTTCAATCTGCACTCTTCTCATTGAAGCATAATAAATGGTAATAAAAGTTGGAAGCAGAAATAAATTCATCCACGGACTTACTTGGAAAAAGTAAATAATCATTATTCCGAGTGGAATAAGAGTAAAAATTTCCACCCACATAGTTTTTATATTTTCAATCCAAAAGTTGAAAAATGTAACTCTGTTAATAATAGAAAGCAATCCAAACAATATAAGCGTTTCAGCAGAAAAATAAACAAAGGCAGCGCCTACAATAGCAAGCAGATTAGAGAAAGATAAAAACGGGTTAGAAGCATTAAAAAATTTACTAAAAATAATACTCATTAATCCTACAGAAATTACAGCAAGAGAAGTATTAAAAAAGTTTTTATACCAGGGCTTTCTGTGTAGAGAATCTGCAATCAAATTCTCTACCGCAACAACAAGCATTGCAACAATGGGCGTAAATACAAAAGCTATTGCAATATCCAAAGCCATTGCAACGCTAACTTCTGCCTTAGAACTGCCTCTTAAAATATATACAATCGGGAATCGATCGGCAATCATTAAAAATACAATAAATAACAAAGATAAGGGCAAAACAGTATAGATACTTTGCGCGACTCGATACCAGGACGGCATATAAATAAAACTAAGAGAAAACAGTGTTATAGCCAGTAAATAAATAAAAATTATAAAAATTCTTGCTCTTTTCCCAAGTTTTTTCATCACATTACCTATAGGCAGTATAAAGAAAAGCAAAAAAAGTGCAAGAAAACTTATGTTTATTTGATTGAATCTTTCTTTTCTTGCAAAATGGCGGAATCGGTTTTGCCATTGGCTCAGTTTAGAT
Encoded here:
- a CDS encoding HD-GYP domain-containing protein, with the protein product MKKLGKRARIFIIFIYLLAITLFSLSFIYMPSWYRVAQSIYTVLPLSLLFIVFLMIADRFPIVYILRGSSKAEVSVAMALDIAIAFVFTPIVAMLVVAVENLIADSLHRKPWYKNFFNTSLAVISVGLMSIIFSKFFNASNPFLSFSNLLAIVGAAFVYFSAETLILFGLLSIINRVTFFNFWIENIKTMWVEIFTLIPLGIMIIYFFQVSPWMNLFLLPTFITIYYASMRRVQIEKETINALLTFAKAVDDRIPDTMKHSIRVANWTKEVCERLNLSEEQSYFITIAAQLHDIGKLVVPDSILLKPGSLTNEEFSKIKQHPLKGDEILNHFSHFEDGAKIIKHHHEYFNGKGYPDGLQGESIPLGARIISVADAFDAMISPRPYKKLITVKEALNKIRKSEGEQFDPVVAEIFCQMVREKVTEEEKEQGKREDFFPVVND